From Motacilla alba alba isolate MOTALB_02 chromosome 4A, Motacilla_alba_V1.0_pri, whole genome shotgun sequence, one genomic window encodes:
- the ARR3 gene encoding arrestin-C: MADGSKVFKKTSPNSKLSLYLGKRDYVDNVDSVESVDGVCLIDPEYLKDRKVYVTLTCAFRYGRDDLDVIGLTFRKDIYVLTTQLYPPVPDQAPKTLTPLQEKLMKKLGENAYPFTFEIATNLPCSITLQPGPDDVGKACGVDFEVKGFCAENLEEKIHKRNSVRLIIRKVQFAPLQTGPAPRAETTRQFMMSDKPLHLEASLDREIYYHGEPINVTVNINNTTNKVVKKIKISVDQVTDVVLYSLDKYTKTVCTEEINETVAANSTFSKTYSVTPLLSSNRQKRGLALDGKLKHEDTNLASTTILRPGMDKEVLGILVSYKVKVNLVVSRGGILGDLTASDVGVEMPVILMHPKPDDSKPRSEEDIVIEEFARQKLKGEKDDEDEKEEAEKEES; this comes from the exons ATGGCAGATGGATCAAA GGTTTTCAAGAAGACCAGCCCCAACAGCAAG ctctccCTCTACCTGGGGAAGAGAGACTATGTGGATAACGTGGATTCAGTGGAATCTGTCG ATGGTGTCTGCCTGATTGACCCGGAGTACCTAAAGGACAGGAAAG TGTACGTGACGCTGACCTGCGCCTTCCGCTACGGCCGCGATGACCTCGACGTGATCGGCCTGACCTTCAGGAAGGACATCTACGTGCTGACCACCCAGCTGTACCCACCTGTGCCCGACCAGGCCCCCAAAACCCTCACTCctctgcaggagaagctgatGAAGAAGCTCGGGGAGAACGCCTACCCCTTCACCTTCGAG atTGCCACcaacctgccctgctccatcacCCTCCAGCCTGGGCCAGATGATGTGGGAAAG GCCTGTGGCGTGGACTTCGAGGTCAAAGGATTTTGTGCTGAAAATCTGGAGGAGAAAATTCACAAGAG GAACTCCGTGCGCCTCATCATCCGCAAGGTCCAGTTCGCCCCGCTGCAGACGGGGCCGGCCCCGAGAGCCGAGACCACCCGGCAGTTCATGATGTCAGACAAGCCTCTGCACCTCGAAGCTTCCCTGGACAGGGAG ATCTACTACCACGGGGAGCCCATCAATGTGACCGTCAACATCAACAACACCACCAACAAGGTcgtgaaaaaaattaagatctCAG TGGATCAGGTCACAGATGTGGTCCTGTATTCCCTGGACAAATACACGAAGACCGTGTGCACCGAGGAGATAAA TGAGACTGTGGCCGCCAATTCCACCTTCTCCAAAACGTACTCGGTGACCCCCCTGCTCTCGTCGAACCGCCAGAAGCGAGGCCTCGCTCTCGATGGCAAACTCAAGCACGAGGACACCAACCTGGCCTCCACTACCAT CCTGAGACCTGGCATGGACAAGGAGGTGCTGGGCATCCTGGTGTCCTACAAAGTGAAGGTCAACCTGGTGGTGTCCCGAGGAGG catccTGGGGGATCTCACTGCCAG tgATGTTGGGGTGGAGATGCCCGTCATCCTCATGCACCCGAAGCCTGATGACT CTAAGCCAAGG